In Helianthus annuus cultivar XRQ/B chromosome 9, HanXRQr2.0-SUNRISE, whole genome shotgun sequence, the following are encoded in one genomic region:
- the LOC110877624 gene encoding calreticulin isoform X2 has translation MAIRRLNPKSLSFLSLLLLFSIASAKVFFEERFEDGWENRWVKSDWKKDENMAGEWNYTSGKWNGDANDKGIQTSEDYRFYAISAEYPEFSNKDKTLVFQFSVKHEQKLDCGGGYMKLLSGDVDQKKFGGDTPYSIMFGPDICGYATKKVHAILTYNGENKLIKKDVPCETDQLSHVYTFVLRPDATYSILIDNVEKQTGSLYSDWDLLPPKQIKDPEAKKPEDWDDEEDGEWTVPTIPNPEYKGPWKAKKIKNPNYKGKWKAPMIDNPDFKDDPDLYVFPKLKYVGIELWQVKSGTLFDNVLICDDPEYAKQVAEETWGKQKDAEKAAFEELEKKREEEETKDDPVDSDAEDNDDAEAEEEDEAEESDVKDEL, from the exons ATGGCGATTCGGAGGTTAAACCCTAAATCTCTTTCATTTCTCTCTCTACTGCTACTGTTCTCGATCGCTTCTGCTAAAGTGTTCTTTGAGGAACGATTTGAAG ATGGATGGGAGAACAGGTGGGTTAAATCTGACTGGAAGAAAGATGAGAACATGGCAGGAGAGTGGAACTACACTTCTGGCAAATGGAATGGTGATGCCAATGATAAAG GTATTCAGACAAGTGAAGACTACAGGTTTTATGCCATTTCAGCTGAGTACCCTGAATTCAGCAACAAGGATAAGACACTAGTCTTCCAGTTTTCTGTCAAGCACGAGCAGAAGCTTGATTGCGGTGGCGGCTACATGAAACTGCTTAGCGGTGATGTGGACCAAAAGAAATTCGGTGGTGATACCCCATACAG CATCATGTTTGGACCTGATATCTGTGGGTATGCCACAAAGAAGGTTCATGCAATCCTCACATACAACGGGGAAAATAAGTTGATCAAGAAAGATGTTCCTTGTGAAACCGACCAGCTCTCGCATGTTTATACCTTTGTCCTCCGCCCCGATGCTACTTACAGTATCTTAATCGATAATGTTGAGAAGCAAACAGGAAGCTTGTACAGTGATTGGGATCTTCTCCCACCAAAGCAGATTAAGGACCCCGAGGCCAAAAAG CCAGAAGATTGGGACGATGAGGAAGATGGTGAATGGACTGTCCCGACTATTCCAAACCCCGAGTACAAGGGTCCATGGAAGGCAAAG AAAATCAAGAACCCGAACTACAAAGGGAAGTGGAAGGCACCCATGATCGACAACCCAG ATTTTAAGGATGACCCTGATCTGTATGTCTTCCCCAAGTTGAAGTATGTCGGCATAGAGCTGTGGCAG GTGAAATCTGGCACATTGTTTGACAATGTCTTGATCTGCGATGACCCTGAATACGCCAAACAAGTCGCAGAAGAAACATGGGGCAAACAAAAAGAC GCTGAGAAGGCAGCATTTGAAGAGCTAGAAAAGAAGAGGGAAGAGGAG GAAACCAAGGATGACCCAGTTGATTCTGAT GCTGAGGATAATGATGATGCTGAGGCAGAAGAAGAGGATGAGGCCGAAGAAAGTGACGTCAAG GATGAGCTATAG
- the LOC110877624 gene encoding calreticulin isoform X1 codes for MAIRRLNPKSLSFLSLLLLFSIASAKVFFEERFEDGWENRWVKSDWKKDENMAGEWNYTSGKWNGDANDKGIQTSEDYRFYAISAEYPEFSNKDKTLVFQFSVKHEQKLDCGGGYMKLLSGDVDQKKFGGDTPYSIMFGPDICGYATKKVHAILTYNGENKLIKKDVPCETDQLSHVYTFVLRPDATYSILIDNVEKQTGSLYSDWDLLPPKQIKDPEAKKPEDWDEKEFIPDPEDKKPEGYDDIPKEIADPDAKKPEDWDDEEDGEWTVPTIPNPEYKGPWKAKKIKNPNYKGKWKAPMIDNPDFKDDPDLYVFPKLKYVGIELWQVKSGTLFDNVLICDDPEYAKQVAEETWGKQKDAEKAAFEELEKKREEEETKDDPVDSDAEDNDDAEAEEEDEAEESDVKDEL; via the exons ATGGCGATTCGGAGGTTAAACCCTAAATCTCTTTCATTTCTCTCTCTACTGCTACTGTTCTCGATCGCTTCTGCTAAAGTGTTCTTTGAGGAACGATTTGAAG ATGGATGGGAGAACAGGTGGGTTAAATCTGACTGGAAGAAAGATGAGAACATGGCAGGAGAGTGGAACTACACTTCTGGCAAATGGAATGGTGATGCCAATGATAAAG GTATTCAGACAAGTGAAGACTACAGGTTTTATGCCATTTCAGCTGAGTACCCTGAATTCAGCAACAAGGATAAGACACTAGTCTTCCAGTTTTCTGTCAAGCACGAGCAGAAGCTTGATTGCGGTGGCGGCTACATGAAACTGCTTAGCGGTGATGTGGACCAAAAGAAATTCGGTGGTGATACCCCATACAG CATCATGTTTGGACCTGATATCTGTGGGTATGCCACAAAGAAGGTTCATGCAATCCTCACATACAACGGGGAAAATAAGTTGATCAAGAAAGATGTTCCTTGTGAAACCGACCAGCTCTCGCATGTTTATACCTTTGTCCTCCGCCCCGATGCTACTTACAGTATCTTAATCGATAATGTTGAGAAGCAAACAGGAAGCTTGTACAGTGATTGGGATCTTCTCCCACCAAAGCAGATTAAGGACCCCGAGGCCAAAAAG CCTGAAGATTGGGATGAGAAGGAGTTCATCCCTGACCCTGAAGACAAGAAACCTGAG GGTTATGATGACATCCCAAAGGAGATCGCAGACCCAGATGCCAAAAAG CCAGAAGATTGGGACGATGAGGAAGATGGTGAATGGACTGTCCCGACTATTCCAAACCCCGAGTACAAGGGTCCATGGAAGGCAAAG AAAATCAAGAACCCGAACTACAAAGGGAAGTGGAAGGCACCCATGATCGACAACCCAG ATTTTAAGGATGACCCTGATCTGTATGTCTTCCCCAAGTTGAAGTATGTCGGCATAGAGCTGTGGCAG GTGAAATCTGGCACATTGTTTGACAATGTCTTGATCTGCGATGACCCTGAATACGCCAAACAAGTCGCAGAAGAAACATGGGGCAAACAAAAAGAC GCTGAGAAGGCAGCATTTGAAGAGCTAGAAAAGAAGAGGGAAGAGGAG GAAACCAAGGATGACCCAGTTGATTCTGAT GCTGAGGATAATGATGATGCTGAGGCAGAAGAAGAGGATGAGGCCGAAGAAAGTGACGTCAAG GATGAGCTATAG